CTCTTGCATCGACGTGGTCGGCAAGCCGATGTCGGCGGCGGCGGGGCGGCAGGTCTTCGCCGCGTCGGGGCTGGGCATCGAGGACGTGGACGTGATCGAGCTGCACGACTGCTTCTCCATCAACGAACTGCTGACGTACGAGGCGCTCGGCATGTGCGAGGACGGCGCGGCGGGGAAGCTAGTGGAGTCGGGCGCGACGACGTACGGCGGGCGGTGGGTGGTCAACCCGTCGGGTGGGCTCATCTCGAAGGGCCACCCGCTGGGGGCGACGGGGCTGGCGCAGGCGGCGGAGCTGGTGTGGCAGTTGCGGGGGGCGGCTGGGCCTCGGCAGGTCGAGGGGGCCAGGGTGGGCCTTGCCCACAACATCGGGCTGGGCGGGGCGGCGGTGGTCACCCTGCTGCGCAAGTAGCGGGCCGGCTGCGCTGAAGCCCGGCTCCGCCGGGACCTGGGGCTCCGCCCCAGACCCTCCCCCAGACTCCGTCCGCGGGGGCTCGGGGGCGGAGCCCCCGCAGCGGAGCCGCACCCGTACCCCAGCCGGGAGGTCAGGGGCGGAAGACTCCGCGCCACGTCCACCCCGCCGCGAGGACCGCGTCGCGCAAGGGGGCCTTCACCTCCGCGGAGCTGAAGGAGGACTCCTCCTTCAGGCGGCGGCGGCCGTCCTGGTCGCGTTCGACCGTCCACTGCTTGGAGACCGAGCCCACCGGCCCGCGCGAGTACTTGAGGCCCGTCCCGTTGAAGGTCAGTTCCCCGGACTCCGGGGTCTCCCACTTCTCGTCGAGGGCCCGGACCTCGCGCGCCGCCGGGACCAGCCGCAGCCGGGTCTGGCCGCGCTTCAGGTGCCAGGGGCCCTCGGGGATCCGCCACACCGCCACCAGGTCGGCGCGTTCCTTCGGGGTGCCGTTGCGGAGGACGAACCGCATGTCCGGGCCGTCGAGCGAAAGCAGCGCGGCCCGGACCTCCGCGGCGGACAGGGGCGTGATGCCGCTGCCGGGGCGCCGCGTGCCGGTCAGTTTGTCGAATAGGCCCATCGGGCCAACCTATCGCCCGCCCTTCCTCAATTCGCACCGGCCGTCCACGCATTCACGCCGCAGCCGGCCCCGGGAAAGGGTCTGCGCCAGCCCGATGGCCCAGCACATCGGGCACCCGCGCAGCGCCAGCACCCCGACCGGCGCCAGCAGCAGGCTGACCGGCCCCCACAGCGGAAGGAGCGCGAAGGCGCCGATCAGCGAGCCGAATCCGACCGCGCCGCGCACCAGGTGGCGGGGCAGGGAGGCGCTCGCGAAGTCCCGCCCGCCGTCAGCGGTCCGCACCGTCACCGCCGCCTTCCGGGACAGGGTGCAGGGCGAGCTGGACGGCCGCGCGGGCCCGGTGCAGCCGGGACTTCATCGCGGCGGTGCCGATGCCGAGCGCATCGGCGGTCAGGCGTCCGCTGAGGCCCTGGATGTCCCGCATGACCAGCACGCTGCGCTGGTCCTCGGGCAGCGCGGCGACCGCCCGTGCCACGCGCGCCGCTTCCAGGCGCAGCACGACCTCGTCCTCGGCGGACATCACGGCGCGGCCGTCGTCCGGCACCGGGGCGGGGCCGCGCGGGATCGCCGACCGGGCGCGCCGCAGGCACTCGTTGCGGACGATGCGGAACATCCACGACGCCAGGGCGCCCGAGGCCCTCAGCATTCCGATCTTGCGGTACAGGATGATCAGCGCTTCCTGCGCCGCGTCCTCGGCGTCCTCGGGCGAGGCGCACAGCGTGCGGGCGAACCGGCGCACGTGCGGGTGCGATCCGGAGACCAGCGCGGTGAGCGAGTCGACGTCGCCCCGCTGCGCGGCGGCGATCAGCGTCGCGGCGGGCCAGGTCGGGTCAGCCACGGGCCCGACCCCGCTTGCGCAGGACGACGAACGTGCACGTGCAGAGCAGGACGACTGCGACGGCACCGGCGATGACAGCGATCACGACAACCTCCAGGTCATGTTCCGACGAAGTCGTCGGCACACGCATAAGAGGCGAGGGTGCCCGAAAAGGATTCACCCCGGATCCCCGGCTTCATCCCAGGCTGGGATCGATCACCGTCTCGCCCATCGAGGCCCGGCGGATGGAGTCCGCGAGGTCCTCCACCGGCCCGTCCCGCAGCACCAGTCCCGCCGCGCCGGCGGCGAGTACGGCCTCGGGCAGGCCCGGATGCGCCGATCCCGTCAGGACCAGGACCCGGCACTCCGGATCCTCCGCGAGCAGGGCCGCCGCGGTGGCGACCTCCTCCACCAGCGCCACCACCGGCCGCGCCGTCAGGTCCCGTACGACCTCGATGTCCGGCTGGAGGCCGAGCTGGAGCGCCAGGGGCGGGTTCGGCGGGTCCAGGAGGACCCGGAGCGCGCGGGTCTGGCGGTGATCAACGGGCATTTCATCCACGCCGAAACCCTATCTGACGTGAAGTCAGGAGTCTTCCCAAGTGCCGGGGCGTGCGTTATACATTCCCTCACCGGCCGGAACTGGAACGCGTTCTAGAACCGGCCGCCCCGCATACGACCTCGGTGCGGCCGACGGTGCGGACGGCCGCACCGAGGTCTTCCAAGAGCAAGGCCCCAGAGCAAGGCCCCAGAGCAAGAGCCAAGAACAGGGAGCAGCATCCTCATGCCGATCGATGCCGCCAAGGCCCTCGCCGCAGACCCCCGCCAGGGGGACATCGGCTGGGACCACAAGGACATCCAGCTCTATCACCTCGGCCTCGGCGCCGGTACTGCGCGGAACGGGCAGAGCCTGGCGACCGACCCCGACGAGCTGCGCTACACGCTCGAATCCAAGCTGCACGTGCTGCCCAGCTTCGCGACCGTCGCCGGCGCCGGCATGGCCATGCTCGGCGGCCTCGGCGCGCCGGGCATCGACGTCAACCTCGCCATGGTCCTGCACGGCGGCCACTCCATCGAGCTGCACCGGCCCATCCCCGTCAAGGGGCAGGCGACCTCCAGTTCCAAGGTCGCCGCCGTCTACGACAAGGGCAAGGCGGCCGTCATCGTGCTGCGCTCCGAGGTCGCGGACGCCGACGGGCCGCTGTGGACGAGCGACGCGCAGATCTTCGTACGGGGAGAGGGCGGGTTCGGCGGCGAGCGCGGCCCCTCCGCCAAGGAGGAACTGCCCGAGCGGGCCCCCGACCGGGTCGAGGAGCGGCACATCCGCGAGGACCAGGCCCTCCTCTACCGGCTCTCCGGCGACTGGAACCCCCTGCACGCCGACCCCGAGTTCGCCAAGCTCGGCGGCTTCGACAAGCCCATCCTGCACGGCCTGTGCTCGTACGGGATGACCCTCAAGGCCGTCGTCGACACGGCGCTCGGCGGGGACGTGTCCCGCGTCCGCGCCTACCGCACGCGCTTCGCCGGGATCGTCTTCCCCGGCGAGACGCTGCGCATCCGGATGTGGCAGGAGCCCGGCCGCGTCCAGGTGTCGGTGACCGCCGCCGAACGGGACGACGCACCGGTCCTCGCCGACACCGTCGTCGAACACGCGTAAGCACGCGTAAATCCAGACCTTGTAGAAGGAGCCGCACCGTGCGCGCAGCACTGCAGAGCGAGATCGGCCAGGACAAGCTCGAAGTCGTCGACGACATGGAGGCCGTGGGCCTCGGTCCCGGCAAGGTGAAGATCCGGGTCAAGGCCACCGGCCTGTGCCACTCGGACCTCTCCGCGATGAGCGGCATCCTGCCGCAGCCCGCCCCCTTCATCCCGGGCCACGAGGGCTCCGGGGTGATCGCAGACGTCGGCGACGGGGTCACCAGCCACAAGATCGGCGACCGCGTCCTCGTCTGCTGGCTGCCGCCGTGCGGCCACTGCCCGTCCTGCAAGCGCGGCCAGGGCCACCTGTGCCTCGCCAGCCTGGTCAACGCGGGCACCCCCAACTTCAAGCGCGCCGGCGGCGACATCTTCGGCTTCGCCGCCACCGGCACCTTCGCCGAGGAGCTCGTCGTCGACGCCGCGTGCGCCGTGCCGATCCCCGACGACGTGCCCTTCGACATCGCCGCCCTCATCGGCTGCGGAGTCACCACCGGCCTGGGCGCGGCCATCAACACCGCCAAGGTGGAAGCCGGTTCCTCGGTCGCCGTCATCGGCTGCGGCGGCGTCGGCATATCCGTCATCCAGGGTGCCAAGGTCCAGGGCGCGGCGCAGATCATCGCCGTCGACCCGGTGGAGTCGCGGCGCGAGGCGGCCCTGAAGTTCGGGGCGACGGAGGCGGTCTCGCCCGACGCCTTCGACGACGCCAAGAACCGCATCACCGCCGGCGAGGGCTTCGACTACGTCTTCGAGGTCGTCGGCAAGTCCGCCACCGCGCAGACCGCCTACAAGATGACCCGGCGCGGCGGCAGCGTCGTCATCGTCGGCGCGGGCGCGCTGGACGACAACTTCCAGATCGACATGTTCTCGCTCTTCTTCGACGAGAAGAAGATCCTGCCGTCGATGTACGGCGGCGGGGACGTGCTCCGCTCCTACGAGCGCACGATCGCCCTGTGGCGGGCCGGCCGGGTGGACCTGGCGAGCCTGATCACCCACCGGGTGCAGCTCGCGGAGATCAACGACGCGCTGGACCAGATGCGTACGGGCGTGGCCCTGCGCACCTGCATCGAACTCTGACGCTCCGCCGACCAGCTCTGAGAGGAACCGTACGGATGTCACTGCCACTTGAGGGACTCTCCGCCATCGTCACGGGCGCGGGCCGCGGGCTCGGCCGGGCCGAGGCGGTCGAGCTCGCGCGGCTCGGCGCGAGCGTGGTCGTCAACGACTTCGGGCAGCCGGGTCGCGACGGCTCCGGGGAGGCCTCGGCCGCCCCGGCGGAGGAGGTGGCCGAGGAGATCCGCGCGGCGGGCGGCCAGGCGGTGGCGCACCTGGGCGACGTGGCCGACTTCGACCAGGCGCGCGAGCTCGTCGAGCTGGCGGTGAGCACCTTCGGGAAGCTCGACATCCTCGTCAACAACGCGGGCATCCTGCGCGACCGGATGGTCTTCTCGATGTCGGAGGAGGAGTGGGATTCGGTGATCCGGGTCCACCTCAAGGGCCACTTCAACACCACCCACTTCGCCTCCGTGCACTGGCGCGAGCGCTCGAAGGCGGCCGGCGGACCGGTCTACGGCCGGATCGTCAACACCTCCTCCGAGGCCTTCCTCGGCGGCTCGGCCGGCCAGCCGAACTACGCGGCGGCCAAGGGCGGCATCGTGGGCCTGACCACGTCCACCGCCCTGGCCCTCGCGAAGTACGGGGTGACGGCCAACGCCATCTGCCCGCGCGCCCGTACCCGGATGACCGAGGACGTCTTCGCCGGCTTCCAGGTCCCGGAGGAGGGCAAGCTCGACGCCCTCGCCCCCGAGCACGTCTCCCCGCTCGTCGGCTACCTGGCCTCACCGGCCTCGGCGAAGGCCAACGGCCAGCTGTTCGTCGTGCACGGCGGGATCGTGGTCGTGATGGAACGCCCCAAGGTGGCGGCCAAGTTCGACACCTCGAAGGAGGCCTTCTCCTTCGAGGAACTGGACGAGCTGCTCACCCCGCACTACGAAGCCCGCCCGGCGAACGAGACCTTCGCCGCCGCGGAGGTCCTGGGCCTCAAGCACGGCTAGCCGTCTCTTTCGGATACCCGCGCGCCCGGCCCCGGCCGGGCCGCACTCACACCGGCCCCGCCCCGGAAGGCGTGCCCCGACGGGCGCCGGTCAGCGGGTCGGGACCCCCAGGGCCTGCTGCAGCGGGACCGGCCGGGGTGCGGCCGCCGCGGGCGGGTCCAGGCGGATCGGTGGGGGAGGGGCCGGCGGGAGGGACATCCCGAGGATTCCGCACGGGGCCTCCGGGGTCGCGTACGGGAGGTGCAGGCGGCCCTCGGGGGTCCACAGGCCCGTGCCGCCGAGCCAGCCCGCCGGGGAGCCGAGCCGGAAGACGTGCCGGTCGGCGGGGCGCCACAGGGCGAGCCCGGCCTCGCCCACCCGCAGCGCGACCCCGCAGGTCTCCGGCATCAGGGCCTGGCCCGGCTGCACCGCGAACGGGGTCGTCTCCTCCTCCAGCCGCAGGCACTCCGGGAAGCGCACCGGACGGGTGCTGCCCAGCACCCCCCACCCGAGGCGCGGTTCGCCGGGGGCGTCGGAGCGGATCAGGAGCAGCCCGCTGTCCGCGTCGGCGAGCAGCAGCCGGTCCTCGCTGGCCTCGGCGATCTGCAGCAGCGGGGAGACCTCGCCGCCCCGCCCCAGGTCCACCGCGACGGCCTTGACGGCACCGGCGCCGCCCTCCGGCTCCCGGTCCAGGGCGAGCATCCGGCCCGCTCGGTCCAGCCAGACCCCGCCGGAACACCGGCCGGGGATCCTGGCCACCTCACCGAAGGCGCCGCCCGCCACCTGCCACACCGTCGTCCCGGCATCGCCGACGGCCAGGGCGAAGGCGCCGAGCCCGTCCGGGCACGGCGGGAGCAACCGGACCCGTAGCCCTTCCTCCGCCTCCACCGAGCCGAGCTGGAGCTCCCCGGTCCGGGGCCCGGCCGCCGCGCCCGTCGGGTACAGCAGGGCGAAGGCGTGCCGCTCCGCGACCCGACGGTGGATCAGCACCCGCCCGTCGGCCAGCGCGAGCACCTCGCTGTCGGCCTCCTCGGGCTGCGCGAGCGGCAGCGGCACCGCGTACGCCTCGGCCCCGGCCAGGGTCCAGCGCTCCGCGTACAGCGCCTCGCCGTCCCCGGCGAGCCGGGCGGCGTACGACCCGTCCGCGGCGATCGTGAACGGGGCCGTGGTCGTCACATCGATGGCACAGACAGTCATCCGTGCGTCACCTCCGGCGAGGACGCTAGTTTTCGCACTTCCTGCCGAACAACACCCCCAACTCCGCTTCACACATACGGGTGTCCGGCCGGCGATTCACCTGTGGTGGAGGAGGCGGTTGTGCTGTGCGGCATCGGGGCGTCCGGGGTGACCCGATGCTCAAGTGACGGAGACCCCCGCCGGGGACGGCTCTGGCTCGGGATGTGCACCGAGTCCGAGCCGTTCCCGCACGGCCAGGCTCAGCGCGTGCTTCGCACCCAGTGCGCGCGTCGCGTCCGGGAGCAGCTCGCGCCACCACCGGCGGGCCGAAGCCTCCCCGTGGACCGCCGCGATCCCCGCCGCGTACGCGAACCGCCCGCGCAGGGCCAGCGGGTCGTCCGGCCCGAAGAGGTCCAGCCGTGCCCGCACCGCCCCGTCCAGCAGCGGCAGCGCCTGCGCCGCCAGGCCCTGCTCGGCGAGGGCCAGGGCGTGCCGCAGCCGGGCGTCCACCACCAGCTCGTCCTCCCGGCCCCGTACGCGCTCCAGCTCCGGGGCGATCTCCTCCCACATGTGCAGTCCCCGCACCGGATCCAGCGCGGTGGTCGCCCGCGCGAGCAAGTACCCGCCGCGCAGCAGCAGCTCGGCGGCCTCCGCGCCCTGCGGCGCGTCCAGCGGCCCGGCCCCCGCCGCCAGTTCCGGCAGCAGTTCCGTCAGCAGGGCCACCGCCTCCGCGGGATCGCCCGCGCCCTCGGTGTGCTCGGCCAGCCGCAGCCGGGCCAGCAGGGTCACCGGATGCCCTTCGCCCAGCTCCTCGGCGCAGTCCCGGATCAGCACCCGCCACGCGGGCAGCGACTCCCGGGGGGTGCCGGCCTGCGCGATCCAGTCGGCGATCACGGTGCGGGCGGCGTACGCGTCCTCGCTGCGGGCGTCGAGCAGGTTCAGCAGGTTCGGTACGAGGACCCGCAGTCGGCCCGCCGCCTCCGGGTCCCCCGACAGGCGGTGGATGGCCCGGGCCAGCTCGCGGCGGGCGTCCGCGCCGAGCTCGCCGACCGTGCGCTGCTCGGCGTCGAGCAGCGGGATCAGGGTGCGCCACAGCTGGACCGCCCGGATGTACTCCCCGGCGCCGGCCAGCTGGGCGACGTGCTGGTAGCGGGTGTGCAGGGTCAGGCTGTCGGTCTCGCCGAGCACCCGGCGCAGGTCGCCGGTGATGTCGGCGTACAGCTCGGCGGCCTCGGCGACCGCTCCGGCCCCGGCCAGGTACCAGGGCAGCAGGCAGCGCGCGTACAGGGTGCGCCGGTCGTCGGGGCCGTACAGCTCGGCCATGAGCGGGACGAGCTCGCCGAGCAGGGTGGCCGCCTCGGCGACGAGCCCGTCGCGGGCGTAGGCGCAGGCTAGGTCGAAGCCGATCTCGACGGTGAGCGGGTCGTCCGGGCCGAGGAGCCGGATGGTCTCCGTGATCAGGTCGGCCAGCAGCAGCCGGGCGATGCCCGCGTCGTCCTCGCCGCGCGCCTCGGCACCCCGCTCGCGCAGCCCGGCCCGGATGCGCGCCGCGAACTCCTCGGCCGGGTCGGGGTCGGCGAACTCGCCCTCCAGGACCTCGTTCTCGTCCTCGTCCCCGCCGGCCACGTCGTCCACGCCGTCCGGGTCCCGCGGGGGAGCGGCCGCCGCGTCGGGCCGCGTCGGTTCGTACTCCCGCTGCCGCGGGAAGGCGAAGGGGGGCGGGTCGGCGGCGGGCCGGTGCGCCGCCGCCGCGAACTCCGCGGCCAGCCCCCGCAGCCGGTCCACCACCGCCCCGGCGTCCGCCGGCCGGTCCGCGGGATCCTTGGCCAGCAGCTCCATGACGAGCCGGTCCAGCCCCGGCGGCACCCCCGGGTGCAGCTCGCCGGGCGGCGGCGGGGTCTCGTGCACCTGCTGGTACATGACCTGGAGCAGCCCGCGCTCGGCGGTGAAGGGCGGTCGCCCGGTGAGCATCGTGTACAGCAGGCAGCCCAGCGCGTAGAGGTCCGTACGCCCGTCGACCGGTCCGGCGTTGCACTGCTCGGGCGCCATGTAGGCGGGGGTGCCGACCATCCGGGCACCGGTCAGCCGGGTGTGGTGGGTGTCGTTGTCCTCCAGGAAACGGGCGATGCCGAAGTCGAGGAGCTTCACCAGCCCGCCGTAGGTGATCATCACGTTGCCGGGCTTGAGGTCGCGGTGCACGACCCCCGCCTCCGGCCCGTGCGCCGACTCCAGGGCCAGGGCGATCTGCTCCGCCCAGGACAGGGCCTGCGGTACGGACGGCAGCGCGCGGGTCAGCTCCTCGGCGAGCGAGCGCCCGCGGACCAGCTCCATCACGATGTAGACGAGCGGTACGTCGTCCTGCTCGATGCTGTTGTAGTCGTACACGGCGACGATGTGCGGGTGCGCGAGCCGCCCCGCGGCCGTGGCCTCCCGTCCGAGCCGGGACACCAGCTCGGGCACCAGCGCCGGATCAGCCTCCTCACGGATCAGCTTGACGGCCACCTTGCGGCGGATCCGCCGGTCGATGCCCTCCCAGACCTCGCCCATGCCGCCCACGTCGAGGCGCCGGACCAGTTCATAGCGGGCATCCAATAAATCCCCGGCGTGCATGGATCCCCCGAACCCCTGTCCGATCTGCTGGTGCAGACAGTATCGGGATCGGCCCGGGCAGGAGGCGGGTCCCGGCAACCGCCGGTAACCTCCCCCTTTGCCCGGGAGGCGGTGCGGCAGGCGGTGCGGCAGGCGGTCCGGCCGGTGGTGCGGGCAGCGGTGACAGGCCGGTCCTGACCAGGATGGTCGCCCCGGACGGTAGCCTTGGCCCGTGCCCCGTCTCTCTGAAGTCATCGCCGCGCTGGACGCTCTCTGGCCCCCCTCGCGGGCCGAGCAGTGGGATGCCGTCGGCACCGTCTGCGGCGACCCCGATGCCGAGGTCTCCCGGGTGCTGTTCGCCGTGGACCCCGTACAGGAGATCGTCGACGAGGCGGTCAAGCTGGGCGCCGACCTGGTCGTCACCCACCACCCCCTCTACCTGCGCGGCACCACCACCGTCGAAGCCGGCACCTTCAAGGGCCGCGTCGTGCACACGCTGATCAAGAACGACATCGCGCTGCACGTGGCCCACACCAACGCCGACACCGCCGACCCCGGAGTCTCCGACGCCCTCGCCGGCGCCCTCGACCTGCGGATCACCGGCCCC
This genomic window from Streptomyces sp. NBC_01351 contains:
- a CDS encoding MaoC/PaaZ C-terminal domain-containing protein is translated as MPIDAAKALAADPRQGDIGWDHKDIQLYHLGLGAGTARNGQSLATDPDELRYTLESKLHVLPSFATVAGAGMAMLGGLGAPGIDVNLAMVLHGGHSIELHRPIPVKGQATSSSKVAAVYDKGKAAVIVLRSEVADADGPLWTSDAQIFVRGEGGFGGERGPSAKEELPERAPDRVEERHIREDQALLYRLSGDWNPLHADPEFAKLGGFDKPILHGLCSYGMTLKAVVDTALGGDVSRVRAYRTRFAGIVFPGETLRIRMWQEPGRVQVSVTAAERDDAPVLADTVVEHA
- a CDS encoding DNA-binding response regulator; this translates as MPVDHRQTRALRVLLDPPNPPLALQLGLQPDIEVVRDLTARPVVALVEEVATAAALLAEDPECRVLVLTGSAHPGLPEAVLAAGAAGLVLRDGPVEDLADSIRRASMGETVIDPSLG
- a CDS encoding RNA polymerase sigma factor, whose amino-acid sequence is MADPTWPAATLIAAAQRGDVDSLTALVSGSHPHVRRFARTLCASPEDAEDAAQEALIILYRKIGMLRASGALASWMFRIVRNECLRRARSAIPRGPAPVPDDGRAVMSAEDEVVLRLEAARVARAVAALPEDQRSVLVMRDIQGLSGRLTADALGIGTAAMKSRLHRARAAVQLALHPVPEGGGDGADR
- a CDS encoding 3-oxoacyl-ACP reductase, with translation MSLPLEGLSAIVTGAGRGLGRAEAVELARLGASVVVNDFGQPGRDGSGEASAAPAEEVAEEIRAAGGQAVAHLGDVADFDQARELVELAVSTFGKLDILVNNAGILRDRMVFSMSEEEWDSVIRVHLKGHFNTTHFASVHWRERSKAAGGPVYGRIVNTSSEAFLGGSAGQPNYAAAKGGIVGLTTSTALALAKYGVTANAICPRARTRMTEDVFAGFQVPEEGKLDALAPEHVSPLVGYLASPASAKANGQLFVVHGGIVVVMERPKVAAKFDTSKEAFSFEELDELLTPHYEARPANETFAAAEVLGLKHG
- a CDS encoding Zn-dependent alcohol dehydrogenase; this encodes MRAALQSEIGQDKLEVVDDMEAVGLGPGKVKIRVKATGLCHSDLSAMSGILPQPAPFIPGHEGSGVIADVGDGVTSHKIGDRVLVCWLPPCGHCPSCKRGQGHLCLASLVNAGTPNFKRAGGDIFGFAATGTFAEELVVDAACAVPIPDDVPFDIAALIGCGVTTGLGAAINTAKVEAGSSVAVIGCGGVGISVIQGAKVQGAAQIIAVDPVESRREAALKFGATEAVSPDAFDDAKNRITAGEGFDYVFEVVGKSATAQTAYKMTRRGGSVVIVGAGALDDNFQIDMFSLFFDEKKILPSMYGGGDVLRSYERTIALWRAGRVDLASLITHRVQLAEINDALDQMRTGVALRTCIEL
- a CDS encoding serine/threonine-protein kinase, producing MHAGDLLDARYELVRRLDVGGMGEVWEGIDRRIRRKVAVKLIREEADPALVPELVSRLGREATAAGRLAHPHIVAVYDYNSIEQDDVPLVYIVMELVRGRSLAEELTRALPSVPQALSWAEQIALALESAHGPEAGVVHRDLKPGNVMITYGGLVKLLDFGIARFLEDNDTHHTRLTGARMVGTPAYMAPEQCNAGPVDGRTDLYALGCLLYTMLTGRPPFTAERGLLQVMYQQVHETPPPPGELHPGVPPGLDRLVMELLAKDPADRPADAGAVVDRLRGLAAEFAAAAHRPAADPPPFAFPRQREYEPTRPDAAAAPPRDPDGVDDVAGGDEDENEVLEGEFADPDPAEEFAARIRAGLRERGAEARGEDDAGIARLLLADLITETIRLLGPDDPLTVEIGFDLACAYARDGLVAEAATLLGELVPLMAELYGPDDRRTLYARCLLPWYLAGAGAVAEAAELYADITGDLRRVLGETDSLTLHTRYQHVAQLAGAGEYIRAVQLWRTLIPLLDAEQRTVGELGADARRELARAIHRLSGDPEAAGRLRVLVPNLLNLLDARSEDAYAARTVIADWIAQAGTPRESLPAWRVLIRDCAEELGEGHPVTLLARLRLAEHTEGAGDPAEAVALLTELLPELAAGAGPLDAPQGAEAAELLLRGGYLLARATTALDPVRGLHMWEEIAPELERVRGREDELVVDARLRHALALAEQGLAAQALPLLDGAVRARLDLFGPDDPLALRGRFAYAAGIAAVHGEASARRWWRELLPDATRALGAKHALSLAVRERLGLGAHPEPEPSPAGVSVT